TGTGATACCGAACGTGACGATGCGCGCGCGCGTCATGGAGCGCCACAGCGGCGCGAATTCGTCGTCGGCATTGATGATCGCGGTGTGCGCGGAGTCGAGGTCCGCGATCATCTCGCCTTCGGCGCGCGCCGCGCCCTCGATGCTGCCGAATCCTTCGAGATGTTCCGCACCCGCATTGGTGATGAGCCCGACCGTCGGACGCGCCAGCTTGCACAGCGCCGCGACTTCTCCCGGATGGTTGGCGCCGATCTCGATCACCGCGACGCGATGCGTCGCATCGAGACGATGCAGCGTGAGCGGAACGCCGATGTGATTGTTGAGGCTGCCACGCGTGGCGAGCGTCGCGCCGGTGCGCGCCAGGATGACGCCCAGCATTTCCTTCACGGTGGTCTTGCCGTTGCTGCCGGCGACTCCCACCACGGGCAATGTGAACTGCGCGCGCCACGCGGCCGAGGAGTTGGTCAGCGCTTCCTGCGTGTCGCCCACCAGCACCTGCGCCAGCGGGCGGTCGACGCGTGTGTCCACCACCGCACCGGCGGCGCCCGCGGTTTCCGCGGCCGAGATGAAATCGTTGGCGTTGAAACGCGGCCCGCGCAACGCGACGAACAGTTCGCCGGGTTTGATCGTGCGCGTGTCGGTCGACACGCCGGTGTAGGCACGATCGGCGCCGATCAGTTCGCCGCCGCAGGTCCTCGCGAAAGACGACAGGCTGCGATTCATGCCGCACCGCCGGTGCGCGCGCCGAGCGCAGCCTTCACGACCTGCTGGTCGCTGAAGGCGCGCTTTTCGCGGCCGTAGATCTGGTAGTCCTCGTGTCCCTTGCCGGCGATCAACACGACGTCGGCCGGCGCGGCGCGCGTCAGCGACTCGCGGATCGCGGCGCCGCGATCGTGTTCGACGCGAAACGCGCGGCCGGCCGGAACTCCTCGCGCAATGTCCGCGACGATGGTTTGCGGCGACTCGGTGCGCGGATTGTCGTCGGTCAGCAGGATGTCGTCGGCGAGTTCCGCCGCGATCGCGCCCATGAGCGGACGTTTGCCCGCGTCGCGATCGCCGCCGCAACCGAACACCACCGCGAGCCGGCCGGCGCAATGCGCCCGCGCCGCGGACAAGGCCTTGTGCAGGGCATCGGGCGTATGTGCGTAGTCGACCACCGCGAGCGGTGCGTTCCCGCCGCCGAAGGTTTCCATGCGGCCGGGCGCGGCGCGCACCTGCGACAACACGCGGATCACCTGCTCGAGATCCAGGTCCCAGTCGAGCAGCACCGCGATCACGGTCAGCAGGTTGTCGACATTGAAGTCGCCCATCAGCGGCGCGGTCAACGCGCCGGTTCCCCAGCTCGAATCGAATTCCAGCTCGATGCCGCGCGTCGACAGCGAGACGTGCATGGCGCGGACGAAACCCGCCGCCGCGCGTGTGTG
This sequence is a window from Pseudomonadota bacterium. Protein-coding genes within it:
- the murF gene encoding UDP-N-acetylmuramoyl-tripeptide--D-alanyl-D-alanine ligase, with protein sequence MNRSLSSFARTCGGELIGADRAYTGVSTDTRTIKPGELFVALRGPRFNANDFISAAETAGAAGAVVDTRVDRPLAQVLVGDTQEALTNSSAAWRAQFTLPVVGVAGSNGKTTVKEMLGVILARTGATLATRGSLNNHIGVPLTLHRLDATHRVAVIEIGANHPGEVAALCKLARPTVGLITNAGAEHLEGFGSIEGAARAEGEMIADLDSAHTAIINADDEFAPLWRSMTRARIVTFGITGAADFSAGDIHTAIDAGGFVTRFKLTAPSGNTPIELHLAGQHNVANALCAAAAACAAGASLEDVRLGLATMRPVPGRLQFKTAPSGAWIVDDSYNANPSSMKAGIEVLANVDARRWLVMGDMGELGDHGLESHQDIGRFARNHRIDRLFATGKLSALAVEAFGSGGEWFSDTEAMARAVNSELTREVCVLVKGSRSNRLERVVEALTGAGASHGH